The Dunckerocampus dactyliophorus isolate RoL2022-P2 chromosome 1, RoL_Ddac_1.1, whole genome shotgun sequence genome has a segment encoding these proteins:
- the otud3 gene encoding OTU domain-containing protein 3: protein MSKKHAKPTRGNKKNELERKRDERAARRAIAKDRKNRPQDGDEGAEFINFSNQLQALGLKLREVPGDGNCLFRALGDQLEGHSRSHLQLRQETVQYMMSHRQDFEPFVEDDIPFAQHLSNLAQPGTFAGNDAIVAFARSQQVKVVIHQLNTPLWEINGTDKHVCRELHIAYRYGDHYDSVRRIGDNSESPVQLRIQNLQNSQGQQREFGDGQRDRQEKHSPAGSEDDNVILSSIRNRGMPGDEENLLQLSAATINSEWLVGSTLNLSCQGDCGPGSYSACTDVTSQSSQHKLAADSSNINKPKVSNKQRKEQQRQEKKKRQEERHRFKVLHSRGDQNQNVPEAVTLVPALNTLSI from the exons ATGTCGAAGAAACACGCCAAGCCAACGCGAGGCAACAAGAAGAATGAACTGGAGCGAAAGAGGGACGAACGGGCGGCACGAAGGGCCATCGCCAAGGACCGCAAGAACCGTCCTCAGGATGGCGACGAAGGAGCCGAGTTCATCAACTTCTCTAATCAGCTGCAGGCGCTGGGACTGAAGCTGAGGGAAGTCCCCGGTGATGG GAACTGCCTGTTCAGAGCTCTTGGAGACCAATTGGAGGGACACTCCAGATCTCACCTGCAGCTCCGTCAGGAAACCGTCCAGTACATGATGTCCCACAGACAAGACTTTGAACCCTTTGTTGAGGACGACATTCCCTTCGCGCAGCATT TATCCAACCTCGCACAGCCTGGAACGTTTGCAGGCAATGACGCTATAGTGGCTTTTGCCCGCAGTCAGCAGGTGAAAGTGGTCATTCATCAGCTTAACACACCACTTTGGGag ATTAACGGCACAGATAAACATGTGTGCAGAGAGTTGCACATTGCCTACCGCTATGGGGATCATTACGACAGCGTGAGGCGCATTGGCGACAACTCCGAGAGCCCTGTTCAGCTCCGCATTCAG AATCTGCAGAACTCACAGGGCCAGCAACGGGAATTCGGGGACGGCCAGAGGGACCGACAAGAAAAACATTCGCCAGCAGGGTCAGAAGACGACAACGTAATACTAAGCTCCATCAGGAACCGAGGGATGCCGG GTGATGAGGAGAACCTGCTCCAGCTGAGTGCAGCCACCATTAACTCAGAATGGCTTGTAGGTTCGACGCTGAACCTGTCCTGCCAGGGTGACTGCGGCCCTGGATCCTACTCAGCCTGCACAGATGTAACTTCACAAAGCAGTCAGCACAAACTAGCAGCAGACAGCAGCAACATAAATAAACCTAAG GTGTCCAACAAGCAGAGGAAAGAACAGCAGCGGCAAGAGAAGAAGAAACGTCAAGAAGAGCGCCATCGATTCAAGGTCCTCCACAGTAGAGGAGACCAGAACCAGAACGTTCCTGAAGCTGTCACTTTAGTACCAGCTCTGAACACACTCAGTATATAA